In the genome of Cynocephalus volans isolate mCynVol1 chromosome 10, mCynVol1.pri, whole genome shotgun sequence, the window TGCCTGCTCCCACCACTCCTCCCCACCCTTTCCTACAccactgaaatttttatttttaatttttacatccCCTTGGAGGCTTTTAGACTTTGTTCTCTCACCCTGTGCCCCCTGCTCCCTGCTCTGCCCCAACCTCCCCTGGCTCCCCCCCCCACCTGCCCTTCCCCCCTCACAGCCCACAGCTCCCACCAGCTTATCGTCTGTTACCCTGTCCTCGAGAGCTGTCAGATCTCCTGCGAAATCTCCTCCATCAGCCCCCTGGGGCTGCCACACTGCCAGAGCAGATCagaggatggggggagggggtggcagtgGCCGCTCGTCCTGCTGGAGCCCACTCCCGCCTGAACCTGGGCCTCATAAAGGAGAAGAGGGGCCGCTCCCACTCCCCAAGCTCTTGCCACAACAAGCACAGCACTGAGCTCTCTCCAGGCCGAAGCTCACTGCCCACTCCCTCGGGCACACGCTCTGTtactgccccattttacagatgagggaggCTCCTAGGTCAAGGGCTCGTGGTGAGTGAGGGAAAGGCCCTGAGTTTGAATCCTCAAGGCTCCAAGTATATGCCCTTGATTTCACGCCCCACTAAAACTGCTGCAGACTGGGAGCCTTTAGGGACCAGGCCAGGCCTCCCCCATCAGACTGGAGGCCCTCAAAGGTTGGTCCATGCCTCCTCCATCAGACTGGGAACCCTGAAGGCAGGCTCATGTCTCCCCCATTTGACTGGGACCCAGGAAGTCAGGGCCATATCTTTTCCATTAGACTGGGAGCCCTTGACGTTTGGACCATGCCTCCCCCTTCAGACTGGGGAGCCTTGGAGGCAGGTTCATGTCTCCTCTGTCAGACTGGGACACTGGAAGTCAAGGCCGTGTCTCCTCCATTAGAGAAGAGCCCATGAAAGCAAGCACGTATTTCTTCCATCAGACGCTTCCCCCAGCAGACTGGGGACTCCTGAAGATAGGCTCATGTCTCAACTCCATCAGACTGGGGGCTCCGAAAGTGAGGGTCATGTCTCTCCTATGAAACTAGAAGCCCCTGAAGTCAGAGCTGTGACTCCGCCATCAGACTGGGTGCTTCAGAGGGCAGGATTATGCCTTCCCCACCAGACTAGGAGCCTATTAAGGCATGCACGTATCTCCTGCCTCAGACTGGGGGTTTCTGAGGGCAAGACCATACCTCTGCCATCAGACTGTGAATTAAGAAAGGCAGAGCTGTGTCTAAGGGCTTCTGAGGGCAAAGGTGGTCTCCCCTATCAGACTAGGAGCACCTAAGGCAGGGCCACGTCTCTCCCATCATATGAGGGGTTTTTAGGCCCCATCGTGGGCCGTCATCTATCCCCGGCTGGTCCCATCTGCCCTGGTGTATTGGCTCCCACACCCCCTCGAGAGTCAGAGCTGCTGTTCTAGGAGACAGGGGCAAGGGTACAGAGAGAGCAGGCACAGCCCCCAGCCAGGGACCACATCCCGCTCCTTCCTGAGGTCCTGTCCACCCTAAGCATATatcgagcacctactgtgtgccacacaatggaatattactataaaaaggaacgaggctctgacacacgctaccacgtggatGATctttgaacacatcacgctcagtgacagacgccagacacagaaggccacacagtgtgtgtctccatttatatgaaacgtccagaacaggccaatccacaaagacagaaagtggattcgtGGTTGCCAGAGATTGGGAGTTTGGGTCTGAGATTTCTTtgggggatgataaaaatgttctggaattagtggtgatggtcacacaatcttgtaaacatacaaaaaacaaaccCCACTGAATTGCATGTACACGGTAAGTGGGTGAATTATAGGGTGAGGGAATTATATCTcaagaaaccaaacaaaacacaaaagcacccaaaacagtgcctggcagtaAGTGCTCAGCAGGGGTGACCTGTCAGTCCCCATTTCCCACGTGAGAAAACTGTCCAGGTCACTCCCCAAGGTCAGGTGGGCTGGAATTCCTGAGCCCAGGCTCTGGAGAACCACAGCACTCTGAGCCCCGCACACCCTGCAGGAGCCCTCAATAAACTGCCTCCCAGACCACGAGTGCTGGGGGAAGGGAAGTCCCCGCCGTGCAGGACCCCCAGACCCCTCCACATCCTTGCTTGTAGCCACACAGCGCCCCCCTGCGGGCAACCGTCCCAAAGCCCAAGCCCAAGAGGTCATGTGGCTGATTCAAGGTCACAAGGTGACTCCCAGCCTGGCTCTGTCATCTGCCTCTTTCTGCacccccccacctcctcctcgttcctttcctgggggtgggggtggggcagcccCAGAAGCAGCCAGCTCAAAAGCTCAGGAAAGTCAAATGCCGTTTGATTCTGCCTCCAGGGCGTCTAATTGCTATTCCTGACACAGACTGTAATTAGAAGGctcctttcaaatatttatacCTCAGACACCGAGTATTTATCCGACAGGGAGAGGACTCGGATTTGATGAGATCTGTCAACAGCTCATCCCCGAGCCAGGAATTGCCTTGCGGCTGACAGAAAACAGGACAATTACCCACGGTGCTCCCTGGCGGTCCCCAGGGACGCTGCCTTGCTGATCGGAGAGGGTAGGGTGGAAGGGGGGGGTGCGGACTGTGTCAATGAGCCCCAGAAGGGAGGTCCAAGTTCAACAGGTCTCTGTTGGGGGACACGGCAGATGGGAACGGGAGGGAACAGAAGGGTCGAGGCCCCTGCTGCCATCAGGGGCTTTATCTTAATcgttctatgcctcagtttccccatctggagAGTGGGGCTAAGAGTGGAGGGAACAGGGAGGATCCCTGATTCCATGAAGAGACTCCAGTGGGTGGGTCTGCAGTGTCACCCCACAGCAGGCCACACGATGGTGTCCAGGCAGAAATGAGCTGCTGAGCAGCTTTGAGCGAGGccctcccttctctgtgcctcagtttccccatctttaaaatggggaggCTGAGTGATCACTTGCTCCCTTCGGGTGATCCTTGCTCGAGCTCTCTGGGTTTTCCTATTAGAAGCCTCCTTTTTctaatgaggaaaccaaggcaccaAAGCACAGCAGACCCTGTCCCCGGTCCAGTAGTTCTGCCAGTCACAGCGTGTCAGCTTTTACTTCTGTCTggtcctccctcccctccaagcCAGAGGCACCCTGGGGGAGCCAGGAGAAGAGAATCTGGGGTCCCATTCTTCCTGATCACCCCTCTTTTTCTGCAGTCATTAAGGGAAACTGAGCAAGCCTCCTTacggggaaagaaaaaaaggttttgcTCTAAAATCGACCAGCAATCCCCTTGTCCTCTCTCATCTCCCAAACTTCTTAGTGTCCTTGCCCCCAGACAGCTGCAGCTGCCGACAGGCAGCCAGGACAGGCGACACCCTTTCACTCAgtcccccttcccaccccccaaccccagaagCCACAAAGGGACAGATGCTGAGGCCACACGCCAGGCACAGACGCCATCTCCCtgcccctgggggaggggaagccgGATCGCAGTCCCTTCCGTCGCCTCTCCCTTCCTTCGGCTGCGTCAACGTCAGTTTTAGCCGGTGACCTCTGCGACAATGTCCACGCCCCCCAACCTCCTGGTCAGTTTCCCCGCCAGATACCGGTTCGGTTTCAACCCTCGGCGGTGGCCACTCGCCCCGTCCGCTGGACGCCTTCCCCGCTTCTCGCGGTCAAGTGCAGCCCCAGTCTCCCCGCCCCTCCTGCCCCGCACCTGTCGCTCTCCCGAGCCACCTCGGTGCCAGCTGACTCCCCACCTGCCGCCCTCCCCGCGGCCCCCGCCCCTCCCTGCCCAGAACAGCTGAAGGTCTCGGTCACCTCGGAGGGGCgcgcggggggcgggggaggggcggggaagCCTTGACGTTGCTGCCCAGGACGTGGCCCGGGGCTGGCGGGGACCGGCGCGTCCTCCTGCGCGCCCTCCCCGAAGTCCCACCTCCCGGCCGCGCGCCGGCTGCTGCGGGGAAAGTCTCTCCGAAAGCGCGAAGGGGGATCGGAGGggattttttatttccctttgtgCCGGCGGCTGCGGCCGGATCGAGGCGGCGGGGCCGGGGGCCGCGGGATCGGGGGGCTCCCTCCGGAGCGGGAAAGAGCGCGACAAAGGATGCGCCCTGCCGGGGTCACCGTCCCCACGGCCCAACTTTGCGCGCGGTGCCCGCGCCCCGGAGGAGCCCGCCCGCTGCGCTGAGAACCCAGGGGTCCGGGCCGAGCCGGGCGAAGGTGGGCCTCTCCCGCTCCCCCGCTGTCGCCGCTTCTGAATTTCCCCTTCTGCACGCTGAGCCCGGCCAAGGCGCACGCCTGATCTTTCTCCACCTGCTTCGCCTCCTCCCCCTGGGGAAGGGGGCCCGGAAAAAGGCATGTGGATCCCCCTCTGACGGTGGCAGGATTTGGGGTGACACGCGTCCAGATGGCCAGGTGGCTGCGGGACTACCTGAGCTTTGGCGGCCGGAGACCCCCTCCGCAGCCGCCCGCCCCCGACTACACGGAGAGCGACATCCTGAGGGCCTACCGGGCGCAGAAGAACCTGGATTTTGAAGACCCCTATGAGGACGCCGACAACCGCCTGGAGCCGGACCCCGCGGGCCCTGGGGACTCCAAGGGGTCCGGAGACGCCAAGTACGACTCTCCCAAGCACAGGCTCATCAAGGTGGAGGCTGCGGACATGGCCAGAGCCAAGGCCTTGCTGGGCAGCCCCGGGGAGGAGGTGCGTGGCTGGGTGGCCCCGGGAGGCTGGGTGGGGAGGGTCAGGCTGTGCCCCGTCCCCCCATCTGGGGGAGCTTGTTTAATGTGTGATCCCAGAGGTGGGCCAGAGCACCAGAGGGACACTTGCCAGTCCTCCACCTACTTGTCAGAGTTTGATATCTGTCCCTTTGCAATGCACAATGCTGGTTGTCCCTCTGACCGGCCCTGCTTTGTCTTTCTGTCCTCCTGTTCCCTGGCCATACCCCTCCTCccgtcccctcccctccacttccCTTCCTCTTGGCAGCAGGTGGGATCTTCCCAAAACGTCTGAGCAAGGCACTCTCCTTCTGGGCACTTAAACCTCCTCACCATGACTCTGCCCTTCCTGCTGTTaggattcccattttacagaggtggaaactgaggctcacagaagaGAGGTGACTCGCCCAAGGTCACAGGGCTCCAGCAAGTTGAGATTTGATTCCACAGCTGTCTCCAATGCCCATGCTTTTTTTCAATATGTTTCCTAGAGGATCGGGGAGTTGACCCCAAAGCTTCAGCAGAGACAGTAGCCAGAGAGGGATTTgaggtgggtgccaggggctgcaTTGAGTCGTGGTTCATGGCACCAGAAAGGGAATAGGAGGCAGGGATTCAGGGGAACCAGACAGCTGGGATCAAACTCTGCCTCtgacttaccagctgtgtgaccctgtacaagtcacttaccctctctgtgccttggtttccccatctgtaaaatggggataatgtaCTTACTGGATGTTGGTATTATGAATAAATATAGGGAAAGCATTTAGAGCAGAACTGGCACCTGGTAAACATTACAATTACTGAAGGAGGGAAGCAGGTGTCTGTGTTGGGGAGAATCACAGTAGCCTGGAGGAAGTCAGCAGGGGAAGCTGGCAGCTGTGTGCCAACTCTCGTGAGTGCTAGAGTAgactccctgccctccccccgcCAAAAGAACTGCTTGGAGATGTGTCAGATGGCCCAGAGGGGGCAGGCAAGGAGTGTAAGATCACCCAGCAGGGCATCCAGAGCTGCGCTCGGCCCCCCTGAGCCCTCgcccctctccttccttctctccccagctGGAAGTTGACACTGAGTATTCAGACCCTTTTGATGCCCAGCCTCATCCTCCTCCCCCAGATGACGGTTACATGGAGCCCTACGACGCCCAGCGGGTCATGAGCGGTGAGCGGGCAGGGATTGGGGGATAGAGACAGAGGCCAGGTGGGAATAGGCTCTGACCAGTGTCCTTGGCCTCCCAGAGTTGCCATGCAGAGGGGTGCAGCTGTATGATACTCCCCATGAAGAACAGCACCGAGATCCAGGGGATGGACCCCTTTCCGGGCAAAGGCCTCGACAGAGCCGGCTGCCCCAGGAAGATGAACGGCCAGCGGATGAGTATGACCAACCCTGGGAGTGGAAGAAAGACCACATCTCCAGGGCATTTGCAGGTGcttctcccacccaggccctggcTTCTGGATGCGCCATCCCTTCATTTCCTCGTCTGGTCATGTCCCCCGATTCCACTTAGAAAGTAGAGCCCAATCACCTGCCACTTTGGTAGTTTGTTAATTCTCACTAAAGTGTGAATGACTGATAGTCGTAAATTCCTCTTCCCAAGAGAATATACATCTTCCTTGGAAACTAAAATGCCTTTTAGAGTGGAATGGAACCTATTCATTCCGCTCAGTATAGTGCAGGGAGAGGAATATGGCTTTGGTGTTACACTAGACCTGGCTTTGTGttacttgggcaagtcactttatctccttgagtctcagtttccttactgtAATATGGAGATCATTCTAGTACCTACGGAACATGGCGCTTGTAAACTGAGTGCTAGAAAGTGCACTATTATGTAGGAGGTTTTGGGAGGAGAGGGCAGTACTTCTTAGTAGCTGCCAGTCAGGTAGACTAGGGATCGATTCCTAGCTGAGTTGAGTGAGCTTGGACAagtctctgaacctcagtttcctcctctttaaaagGGATAATAATAAGGtcaactttaagaaataaaataattcggACCAGGAGGACTTGTGACAACCCAGCCTTGCCCCAGAGGTTGTGTGACTGGGAGGGGGGTCGGGGCTCAGTGCCTTGATCTACCTCTCTGCATATCGGGGGTGGTATTCTAGTTCTATGACTTGGCCCCAATAGGGGCAGAACCCCGGAAGGGAACTTGGGAGTCCATGGCTCTAGTCGGAAACTTCCAACCCACCCTCTAGACACGCCCCCTGATCTCTGATTTGTCGTTCATAGCACTGCCCCGCCCTTTCCGTGGCCACACCCTTTCCTCCTGAAGGCCAATCCTGCGCCAGCCTTAAGCCCAGCCCCTCCTATTCTGGGCTCTGATAGGTTCCTCCAAGCAGGTTCCGCCTTCCTACTGAAATTCCATTGGCTTGTCCCTGCCCCGCCCCCACAGCTAGGCTGAACTCAACCCTTTCCTCTCTACCCTTAACCCTCCAGTGCAGTTTGACAGTCCGGAGTGGGAAAGGGCCCCAGGCCCAGCCAAGGAGCTCCGGAGACCCGCGCCCAGAAGTCCTCTGCCTGCAGAACGCGTGGATCCGGCCCTGCCCCTGGAGAAGCAGCCGTGAGTGGGGAAGCCGAAGGTGGAAGAGCCCTGCCGAACCCCTCCGACCACCAGTAGACTCCAACCcctcagattttttcttttccctccctggACTAGGGAGCTGGGGGAGCTTTGATTCATTCGTTCACTTCACTCATTTCTTCAATTAATCTTCCCTGTGCACcaatgcctgctgtgtgccagacaccCAGCTAGGCACAAAGCAGAATGAGATGGGGTCCCTTTCTCGCTGGGAGCAGGTTCTGGTTTCGAATCCCTGCTCCGCCTCTCCTGGCTGTGTGGCCcggggcaagtcacttaaccttcctgagcctcaggcTCAAAAGACTGCCTGTCTCACTTGGTTGGGGCTCACAGCCTGAAAGCAGAGACAGAAATTATTCTCACCCCAGGATCTCTTGGGATGGAACTGGGAAGAGCAGGATTCTGGGGGGCTCCCAACTTTGGGCTGCGGTGCGGTGCATGAGCTGGGAGGGTCTGGGGCTTCTTGGTGTCCCTCCAGCTTGGGAGCTCCTTGAGGGACTCCCAGAGCCCAGGCCATGCCATCACAGTCATTCCCAAACCTCTTCGGTGGGCGATACAGAACTGGTTATTTAACACTGAGGCGTAGGATGCGAAGTTTattctcttttcaattttctttcaataCAAACGACGGTAAAGTCTCCGTTTGGCGCTCTTCTGTCTTTGACACCTGCCCGCAACAGCTAACCTCTCTTTGAgcacagtaaagaaaaatattaaataaagaatggtacaaggggctggctggttagctccgttggttagattgtagccttgtaacaccaaggtcaagggttcggttccccatactggccaaaaacaaaaaaggtagagGTGGGTGGGGATCTGGGATGTGGCAAAACTCATGAAAGTGATTGAAGTTGGTGGATTAGGAAGGGGTGTTGAGGACATTTGGAGACCCAGCCAGATGGGGGCTGTCAAGGTCAAGGTGAGGTCTACATGTTGAATTGGAGGTAGCATCTCCACCTTTGACCTGGGCTCAGCTGCCTCCCAAGGGAAGCTGTGTCTGCCCGATGACCTGGCTCCTCCTGAAAAATCCAAGGGAATTTTCCTCGATTTGTAGCCTGGGTGTCACAAGCCCTTGCACCAGCTGTACCTGGCCCGACCCCAGGGTGTGCTTGGGGGTGGCCCTTCATGAGACATCTGCCCTCACCCCCTAGGTGGTTTCATGGCCCGCTGAGCCGGGCTGATGCTGAGAACCTCCTATCACTCTGCAAGGAAGGCAGCTACCTCGTGCGGCTCAGCGAAACCAGCCCCCAGGACTGCTCCCTGTCCCTCAGGTGAGCCCCCAGCCTCCCAGGGACAGAGGGTCACAGGACTGCATGCGTCACACTTACAGGTTAATTGGATGGGAGCCCAGGGGTGTGGTTCCAGCAGCCAGTGGGCAGGGCTTCCAGGCCAGTGGGTGGAGGTTTTTAACATAAGGGCGGGGCTTCCAGGGAGGTCACTGGCATGATTCCAGCTGGGAATGAGCTCGCCGTCACTGGAGGTACGCAAGAAGATGAAGCAGGATCCAGGCCTTGGGTGAAATGGGGAACTAGGTGTCCACGGTTTCTTTAGGCTCCCCTAGTGCAAAAGTTGAAGTATATCTCCTTGTGTCTGCCTGAAGCCAGAATCCCAGAGCGGCCCtgtaggcatttgagttttaGGCCCTGATTCCATGTGCTCCTGTTCCTAAGATTCTAAGTGGGTCTAATTATAAAACGCTCCCAAGATTCTACTAGGTGTCTGAATGCCAGATCTAAAAGGACAAGATTGGAAGAGGACTTTGAGgcaggttcaaatcctgactctgccactttctaAATTAatcaacctctctgggcctttatCCTCATCCGTATAGCAAGGGTAGTGATAGCATCAGCTTCCTGGTGGTTCTGTGATAAtcagacagacaaacaaaaataggtGAAAAAATACTGGGAACAGTGCCTGGAAAACAGGACATGCTTAATTAATGTTAATAGTCATGATAAAATGATTCCCAGGTTCTAGGTCATTCCACCCACCACACATGGAGAGAAAGCAAAGGGATCCCAGACCGGGGGTTGATTAGTGGGAGCCCCCGAGGGGCCGTACAAGGGATCAGAAActtgggagagagaagaggtggtgagctcacttggttaaagcatggagctggtaacaccaaggtcaggggccctgatccccttaccagtcagccgccaaaaaaaaaaaaaaaaagggtaagagAATAGGGTGAGTCTGGGGGTGCTTGGAGTGACCTAAGAGGGGTCCTCAGGCCCCCTGGTGCTAGGTCCTGTCCCTTCATTGAATAGACattaattgagcacctgctgtctGTGTTCCAGGCCCTGTTCTAGTTGCTGGGGCTCTGGCAGTGCCAGAGATAGAGATATTTTAGATAGAGATAAGGGCTAAGACCCAAACAGAACAGTGGAAAATCGGAGAGTTTGAGTAGGGGCTCAGGGGTGGCCTCtctaaggaggtgacatttgagctgagccGTCAGGAAATCAAAAGAAAGAGTGCGCAGGGGTAGAAAGTGTCCTGCCAAGGTGTCCTCTTTGGGGTCTCCTGACTGCACCAGAATTTCGAATGTGTTCGGCCACTCCCCAGGGCATGGGTTAAGGACTAGGTTTTAGAGCGGAAAGAGAAACTTACAAAGTCAAGATCAGGGAGGTAGAACCTGATCCTCTTGTATCCTGCAGAAGACATGCACTGGGTCTGCTGTTGGGTCCCAGTTCCTGGAGAGGAACCTCAACCCCAGCCTACTTTCATAGGGGACAAGCCTGAGATGGCAGCCTGGCCAGGGGGGAATAAGCAAACAGCTTCACACCAAACCACTGTTTACCACCAATGTCTGGGGACACCAGTGCCCGGCCCTGGGGACTGTGGGAGGTTGCTTTAGGGATGGAAAGCATGAGTGGGTCTGGGGTGTTCAGTGCTCCCTTGGACCCCTGTCCCCCAGGAGCAGCCAGGGTTTCCTGCATCTGAAGTTCGCGCAGACTCGAGAGAACCAGATCGTGCTGGGGCAGCACAGTGGCCCCTTTGCCAGCGTGCCCGAGCTGGTCCTGCACTACAGCTCGCGCCCGCTGCCGGTGCAGGGTGCGGAGCACCTGGCCCTGCTGTACCCGGTCATCACACACACCCCCTGATGGGGACCCTCAGCCCCCTGCCCAGCATCCCTGCCTGATAAAGCTGGAAGACAGATGGACAAACAGACTCTCTACCCTTCCAGACCCTGGTCTACATCAAAGCCACCTAATCTGACTCCTTGTGGGTTCTAGAACTCAGAACTGTGTATCAAAACCATCCcctggcctggaaaataaataagttattgtCTGTTTCAAGTGTCCTTCCTGGGCAGCAGGGAACGGGGATCCCTGTCACCCAGTGGGAGAAAGAATTAGGTGAGCCCTCACCCCTCCCATCTGTCTCCCCATGTGGGGAATGGCCACTGTGGGTGTCCAGTGTGGCACGGGGGGGGGGCCCAGGAGACATCCAGAGGCACCAGCCCCTTGAGGCATGATGGCGAGACTGAGACTCTTGTAGGGGCAAGGGCATCCCCAGCTCTTTGTTTTGGGGTCGGAGCCGGGCTTGGAGCCTGAGTCTCACACCGAGCAGGGACAGGCAGAGGGAGAGGTACGAGGTACAGGGGCAGATAAACGCCCGGACAGCAGAAACCAGCGGATACAGAGCTGGAGAAACTGAGGGGGCAAGGCTCtcaggccagccccaccccctcctcatccGGCAGGCAGCATGGTCTGATCTGCAGAAAGGACATCTGTCCCCATGGAAACagcaggagtgggggaggggagccaggCCCAGCTGGTGTCACTTCAAGGTGACAGGAGGACAGGAgatcccgggggggggggggggggggggggggggggctggcaaACACCAGGGAGCCTCTGACT includes:
- the SHD gene encoding SH2 domain-containing adapter protein D, which encodes MARWLRDYLSFGGRRPPPQPPAPDYTESDILRAYRAQKNLDFEDPYEDADNRLEPDPAGPGDSKGSGDAKYDSPKHRLIKVEAADMARAKALLGSPGEELEVDTEYSDPFDAQPHPPPPDDGYMEPYDAQRVMSELPCRGVQLYDTPHEEQHRDPGDGPLSGQRPRQSRLPQEDERPADEYDQPWEWKKDHISRAFAVQFDSPEWERAPGPAKELRRPAPRSPLPAERVDPALPLEKQPWFHGPLSRADAENLLSLCKEGSYLVRLSETSPQDCSLSLRSSQGFLHLKFAQTRENQIVLGQHSGPFASVPELVLHYSSRPLPVQGAEHLALLYPVITHTP